Within Legionella birminghamensis, the genomic segment TAAAAGGATAAATTAAAGCCAATGGGTAATATATGCTGCCTCCATTAAAGAGGGGGTGCAATTCAATCCAGGGGTAAGGTTTTTTCTGGTAGCTTTCTTCCAGTAAACGTTTGGGCATTAGTTGATGCTTCGTCAGAAAACTCGTGGATGGCGAACTCGCGGTAGAAAATGAATACTGGTTGAGTAAATTATTTTTATACAGACTGATGCCAATTGATTTTTCTAATGATTCAAACAAGGCTTTTACTTTAGCCTGTTCCTCGCTGCCGCTTGCTCCCCCTAAGGAAGACAGCTCCAACTGATGGTTATTGGCAGCACATAGATAAGTACTTAAATGAATCCCCTTGTGCTTCAAACTGCCTATACATTGAAAAGCGGGCTTAATGTGATTTTTTAAAGCTTCATCAAGACCAATCAATAAAGCATCATTAAGATTGTAAGCACGTTGTTCAACCTGTAAATTATCCATAATGACTCCTAATTTCCCCTGGGGCCTGGCTTACAGCCCCACTCGGGATAATACAGTTTACAGTGTTACATCAACGGCATCAGGATTTAACAATTCCTCAAGCGCTTTATACTTTTCCATATCAAACTCACCATAGCCAGGACCTGCAAACTTTGTCCGCCCATAGTCTTTATCCAGGGTTTTATAGCTGATGATAGTGTCTAAATTACTATTGTTTTCAAATGTATCCATATATTTTCCTTAGTGTTTTTATATCGCCAGAAAATAATAGGCAAATTAGAACGCTGAGCGTTAATGATAAGAATCAATCACGTGATAAGAAATTATGATTAGCAAAACACAGCGGCTATACTTTTTTGAACTCATTACTGGCTGTTTTTGCATAAATTTGAAGTAATTTTTCTTGCGCAGAATGGGAGCCATTGCACAAGGGCTTATAGCTTCCATCCGTTTGCATTTCCCAGGCATACATATTGTCTTTTAAATAGTTTTTGAATATTTCCTGTTTAATGCGTTTCCTGATCCCTTCCTCCTGAATTGGAAACAATACTTCAATGCGATTGTATAGGTTGCGCTCCATCAAGTCTGCGCTGGCACAATAATAATGTTCCTCGTCATCAATCCGGAAATGATAGACACGATGATGTTCAAGGAACCGCCCCAATACAGAGAGGACGCGGATATTGTCAGATATTCCAGGGATCCCTGGTTTAAGGCAGCACATACTGCGTACAATTAAATTAATTTTGACCCCCGCCTGCGAGGCCAAGTACAGCGCCTGAATCATGGCTTTATCAGTCAGCCCGTTAATTTTTATGTTGATTTCCGAATTTTTTCCTTCTTTTGCCGCTTCACAGCAGGCTTCAATATGACTCATAATATTCTTTTGCAAGGTGAAGGGTGAATGGGATAATGCTTTCAGTTTGACCGTGCGGCCCAAACCGGTTAGTTGCTGGAAGATGATTTGGGTATCTGCAGTGATTGACGGATCGGAGGTTAGTAAGCCAAAATCAGTATAACGCTTTGCAGTTTGTTCATGGTAATTTCCTGTACCAAGATGTACATAGCGCTTGAGTTTGCCATGCGTCCTTCTCACCACCAGTGTCATTTTGGCATGTGTTTTATAGCCCATTACCCCGTAAAGAACTAAAACACCGGCTTCGTGCAGGCGGTTGGCTAATTTCAGATTAGACTCCTCATCAAAACGGGCACGAAGCTCTACAACGGCCGTTACCTCCTTGCCGGAACGTGCAGCTTCAACCAGGGCCCTCACCATTACGGATTCCGAATGTGTTCTATACAGAGTCTGTTTTATCGCCAAAACATTGGGATCAGCAGCAGCCTGGCGTACAAAGTCAATAATGACTTCATAGCTTTGGTATGGGTGATGCAGGAAAATATCCTGTTCATCCAGCACATTAAAAAGATTACGGCGCTGATGAATATAATCAGGGTATTGAACAGTCAATGGCGGATAGTTCAAGTCGGGGCGATCGATTCGGTTAATAGCGCTGTAATAGCGCTGCAAATTCACCGGGCCATCGCAATAATAAGTATCTTCATGGTGCAAATGATGCTTTTGCAAGAGGAAATCGACAATATGTTCGGGGCATTTTTTATCGACCTCCAGACGCACCACATGGCCATAATGCCTGGAGAACAGTTCGCGCTGTACTGCAACAGCCAAATCCTCAATTTCCTCTTCCCGCAAGAATAAGTCGCTGTTGCGTGTTAAACGAAAAGGGTAACAGCCATTAATTTCCATCCCCGGAAACAGGCTGCTGATATGCGTTTGGATAATGGAAGAAAGATACACGAAATAACTGCCGCCATCTGTACACAACTCAGAAGGCAAATGGATCATCCGAGGCAGGGAACGGGGCGCATGGACTACGGCGTAATCAATATTCCGATCGAAAGCATCCTTGCCGCGCAAGGAAATAATAAAGTTGAGACTTTTATTGAACAAGCGCGGAAATGGATGCGCCAGATCGAGAGCAATAGGGCTAACGATAGGCAGCACCTCATTTTTAAAATAATGCTTCGCCCATAAATGAATATCTTCAGTCCACTCCTCCACATCATAGAAGTGAATGTTTTCCTTGCGCATTTCCGGGAGCAGCTGTTTGTTGAAAATCTGATAAAGCTCATCGCTTAAACTATGGGCTTTTTTACTGACCTGACTAAACACTTCATCGGCCCGTAAACCGTCTATATTCAACTTAGGGGAGGAAATGGCTATTTTTTCTTTGAGGCCTGCGACCCGGATTTCAAAAAATTCATCAAGATTACCGCAGCAAATGCATAGAAAACGCATCCGCTCCAGCAAGGGAATACGCTCATCCTTTGCCAGTTGCAAAACCCTTTCATTAAACGCGAGGGCAGTGAATTCCCTGTTTATAAAAAAATCCGGATTGTCCAAAATCTTGCTCAAAATTGCTCCTGCTGTAATTAAAACATTTACTCTCTATTAGGTATGGACTAAAAAGAAGCAGATGCCAATATAGGCGATAAATCCCCAGAAAGGGGATAGTTGTAGGTATACCAAAGCCAGAAAAAATAAGATACAGGCAATAAGCACAGGCAAGGAATAATAAGTCTGTATAACCCCTTGCGCAACTGAATAGGAAGCAGCAGCCAGTAATGCCAATGCACCATATTGCACCGCAATCATTATTTTCTGTGCAAGCGGCGAATTGTGATTATTTAAAAACTGATAGCCAAGCACCGCCAGAATTAATCCGGGTAAATTTAAAGCGAAAACTGCCAGCAGCAAACCAAGAAAACCAGCCAGCTTATAGCCAATTAAGGCGGATAATTTAACCGCAGTTAAACCCGGAAAAAGAAAGCTTGAGCCGACCATGGCAATAAACTCTTCCTGGCCTACCCAATGCCGGTGATTGACCACTTCTACTTCAATCAGTTTGAGCATGGAATTTCCGCCCCCTAAAGAGACCACGCCGATTTTTCCAAAACTGGTAATCAGGTTTAACAACACATTATTCATGAAAATGAGTCTGTTTCAAAAAACGCACATAATCGCAGGGAATGTGCTGTCTCATCAATAACTGGCTTACCCGCGTTACCAACTGGTGGGAGCGTCCTTCAATGCAGACGCTGAAAAAGCCCTGGTCGGCAATGCGAATCTTTGCCAATTCGAGCTTAATCGCAGGGGCAAGGGGTAATTTGTACTTAAGCGCCACTTTATCCACTCGAATCATGCGGCTTTCCTGCTCAATTTTGCTCAACATTTCCCTTACGGTAAGTGCTGGCTCGCCAAGCAAAAGTTCCCCCGGAGACTGGGTCAGCAGATTTATTTTATGCCCAAACCCCTGACATCCGCCGCGCTCTTCAATCATGGGTTTGTACAGCAATTCATCGCGGCGATCTTTTATATTGTAATAGCCATCGTTCAGAAGATGATAAACATCCACTCGCTGTTTGATCTGATACCGCGACAAATCCAGAAACGCCTCTCCCAACCCATACAATGTGATAAAACTGTCTGCAGGCCAAAAATAACGGATCTCCCAACGTAGTAT encodes:
- the ppk1 gene encoding polyphosphate kinase 1; translated protein: MSKILDNPDFFINREFTALAFNERVLQLAKDERIPLLERMRFLCICCGNLDEFFEIRVAGLKEKIAISSPKLNIDGLRADEVFSQVSKKAHSLSDELYQIFNKQLLPEMRKENIHFYDVEEWTEDIHLWAKHYFKNEVLPIVSPIALDLAHPFPRLFNKSLNFIISLRGKDAFDRNIDYAVVHAPRSLPRMIHLPSELCTDGGSYFVYLSSIIQTHISSLFPGMEINGCYPFRLTRNSDLFLREEEIEDLAVAVQRELFSRHYGHVVRLEVDKKCPEHIVDFLLQKHHLHHEDTYYCDGPVNLQRYYSAINRIDRPDLNYPPLTVQYPDYIHQRRNLFNVLDEQDIFLHHPYQSYEVIIDFVRQAAADPNVLAIKQTLYRTHSESVMVRALVEAARSGKEVTAVVELRARFDEESNLKLANRLHEAGVLVLYGVMGYKTHAKMTLVVRRTHGKLKRYVHLGTGNYHEQTAKRYTDFGLLTSDPSITADTQIIFQQLTGLGRTVKLKALSHSPFTLQKNIMSHIEACCEAAKEGKNSEINIKINGLTDKAMIQALYLASQAGVKINLIVRSMCCLKPGIPGISDNIRVLSVLGRFLEHHRVYHFRIDDEEHYYCASADLMERNLYNRIEVLFPIQEEGIRKRIKQEIFKNYLKDNMYAWEMQTDGSYKPLCNGSHSAQEKLLQIYAKTASNEFKKV
- a CDS encoding chromate transporter codes for the protein MNNVLLNLITSFGKIGVVSLGGGNSMLKLIEVEVVNHRHWVGQEEFIAMVGSSFLFPGLTAVKLSALIGYKLAGFLGLLLAVFALNLPGLILAVLGYQFLNNHNSPLAQKIMIAVQYGALALLAAASYSVAQGVIQTYYSLPVLIACILFFLALVYLQLSPFWGFIAYIGICFFLVHT